The Effusibacillus pohliae DSM 22757 genome includes a window with the following:
- the gerQ gene encoding spore coat protein GerQ, whose protein sequence is MYYWTPDYRQVTYPYYPYYQYGIMQQPAVPPTAAPEYGPPIPSGKQLPTAAPTGVTPTPLPMYPGADEQPIPGLEESYIENILRFNRGKIGTFYMTFENNTQWNAKVFRGRIETAGRDHIIISDPQTGKRYLLQMINLDWVEFDEPLAYIPPRLPPFVQQQLTTGVPGVAAPAQMARD, encoded by the coding sequence TTGTATTACTGGACGCCTGATTACCGACAAGTGACTTATCCGTACTATCCCTATTACCAGTACGGCATCATGCAGCAGCCCGCAGTCCCGCCGACGGCTGCCCCTGAATACGGGCCGCCGATTCCGTCCGGCAAACAGTTGCCGACTGCCGCCCCGACCGGGGTCACCCCTACCCCGCTGCCGATGTATCCAGGAGCGGACGAACAGCCGATCCCCGGGTTGGAGGAATCGTACATCGAAAACATTCTGCGTTTCAACCGGGGCAAAATCGGCACGTTCTACATGACGTTTGAAAACAACACACAGTGGAACGCCAAAGTGTTCCGAGGCAGAATCGAAACGGCAGGCCGCGATCACATCATCATCAGCGATCCGCAAACCGGTAAACGCTATTTGTTGCAGATGATCAATCTCGATTGGGTGGAGTTCGACGAACCGCTTGCCTACATTCCGCCACGTCTGCCGCCTTTCGTTCAACAGCAGTTGACAACCGGAGTTCCCGGCGTGGCGGCTCCCGCACAGATGGCGCGCGATTGA